CGCTCACATTGGTGGTGACGGTTGATGCGATTCGAGTGGCATCGTATGCATTAGCTATTCCGTGGGTTCATGCTTGGTTTATTATGCTGGGAATGTTCTTTGCCTTTTCTCTTGTGTACAATCCATTCTATTGGATCATCGCCGGTATAATTCTTTCGCTCGCAACGAATTGCGACAGGGAATGATGATGTGTAATGGAACTTCTTGCTGTCACAGTAGCGGGGGAAGTTGTATGCCTGGAAACGGGCTACCATTTGTGTCTGTCATTATGCCAGTGTTTAATGAGGAGCGGTATATTTCGCGGTGTTTGGACTCAGTCCTGGCGAATGATTACCCAAAGGATAGAATGGAGATCTTGGTCATTGATGGCAACAGTAGTGATCGCTCTCGTGAGATTGTGCAGGAGTATGCAATGCGATATTCTTTCATTCGGATATTGGACAACCCAAAGCGGTTCGTTGCATCGGCGTTAAATATTGGGCTGATGTACGCGCGCGGTGATATTATCATTCGTATGGATGCCCATTCGACATACGACCGCCGCTATATTAGTCAATGCGTGAGGTTGCTCCAGCATAGTGAGGCCTCCAATGTCGGTGGTGTCATGCGTGCCGTTGGTGAAGGCTATTGGGGTGAGACAATTGCGATTGCGGTTACGACTCCGTTTGGTGTTGGAAATGCCTATTACCGGTTTTCACAGTGCGAACGTTGGGTGGATACAGTGTTTCCTGGTGCCTGGAAAAAGAGTACACTTGAACAGTTGGGTGGATTTAAGGAGGACTGGATGGTTAACGAGGACTACGAACTGAATTACCGACTGCGAAAGGCCGGTGGAAAGATCTTACTATCGCCGAATATTCGCTGCTGGTATTGGGTTCGCCCGACAATTAAGGCCGTAGCTCAACAGTACTTTCGTTACGGATTTTGGAGGGCGAAGACATTAGTGGCTCATCCTGGCTCGTTGCGTTGGCGTCAAGTTGCACCACCAGCACTCGTAGCGATGTTAATCATTTCTGGCTTCGTGGCGCCGGTTATACCTCTAATGTCTATTCTATTTCCCGCTGCGTACCTTGCGACTTCTGTAATCGCGTCTGTTGCGGCTGCGTACAAGCGGGGTTGGCGTTACTTGCCTGGGTTACCGTTAGTGTATGTCACACTACATGTGAGTTGGGGTCT
This is a stretch of genomic DNA from Thermaerobacter sp. PB12/4term. It encodes these proteins:
- a CDS encoding glycosyltransferase family 2 protein, yielding MPVFNEERYISRCLDSVLANDYPKDRMEILVIDGNSSDRSREIVQEYAMRYSFIRILDNPKRFVASALNIGLMYARGDIIIRMDAHSTYDRRYISQCVRLLQHSEASNVGGVMRAVGEGYWGETIAIAVTTPFGVGNAYYRFSQCERWVDTVFPGAWKKSTLEQLGGFKEDWMVNEDYELNYRLRKAGGKILLSPNIRCWYWVRPTIKAVAQQYFRYGFWRAKTLVAHPGSLRWRQVAPPALVAMLIISGFVAPVIPLMSILFPAAYLATSVIASVAAAYKRGWRYLPGLPLVYVTLHVSWGLGFYAGLCKWGGAELLGSSRYWWRFQR